In a single window of the Acinetobacter sp. CS-2 genome:
- a CDS encoding TetR family transcriptional regulator has translation MSIRDERKQQSRQALLDAALALNTSGRSFSSISLREIARHVGLVPTAFYRHFQDMNELGLELVDQVALHLKGIFHQLGQAYIYQPDTETQISLDLFFQAVEHHPEPWVFMIAERWGGSEVIRQAIAREINFLIEDLANDLGQIEAMQHIGNTQDLQVFSNILINLSFTWAMTWMDINRHYQAEERLEQQKQFKLQTMTQVHLIFRGISNWDPSKDSVSS, from the coding sequence ATGTCGATACGGGATGAGCGTAAACAGCAGAGCCGCCAGGCACTTTTGGATGCTGCGCTGGCGTTAAACACGTCTGGACGCTCTTTCAGCAGCATCAGTTTGCGTGAAATTGCACGCCATGTCGGTTTGGTACCGACGGCGTTCTACCGTCATTTTCAGGACATGAATGAGCTGGGACTGGAACTAGTCGATCAGGTGGCCCTGCATTTAAAAGGTATTTTTCATCAGCTGGGACAAGCCTATATCTATCAGCCAGATACCGAAACCCAAATCAGCCTAGACCTGTTTTTTCAGGCAGTTGAACATCATCCTGAACCGTGGGTATTTATGATTGCCGAACGCTGGGGGGGATCGGAAGTGATTCGCCAGGCCATTGCCCGGGAAATTAATTTTTTAATTGAAGACCTGGCTAATGATTTGGGGCAAATTGAGGCCATGCAGCACATTGGTAATACCCAAGACCTACAAGTATTTTCTAATATTTTAATTAACTTGTCTTTTACCTGGGCGATGACCTGGATGGATATCAACCGTCACTATCAGGCTGAAGAGCGTCTAGAACAACAAAAACAGTTTAAGCTGCAAACCATGACTCAAGTGCATTTAATTTTCCGTGGCATCTCCAACTGGGACCCTTCCAAAGATTCGGTCTCTTCATAA
- a CDS encoding thiol:disulfide interchange protein DsbA/DsbL, with the protein MKKFLLGSVATAIFALSGTAMAANFVAGKDYTVVANPVKVEVPGKIEVREFFWYGCPHCYRLEPHMQTWLKKLPKDVRFVRTPAAMNPVWEQGARGYYVSEALGVRKKTHLPLFHAIHAGGQQIFDQKSQAKFFVKYGVPEAKFNSMFNSFVITSKIAQAKQLAQQYQLSGVPAVVVNGKYVVQGEDGKVTQVISYLVEKERKAK; encoded by the coding sequence ATGAAAAAATTTCTTTTAGGTAGTGTAGCAACGGCTATTTTTGCCTTATCCGGTACTGCAATGGCAGCCAATTTTGTTGCAGGTAAAGATTACACCGTGGTGGCCAATCCGGTTAAGGTTGAAGTTCCTGGAAAAATTGAAGTGCGTGAATTCTTCTGGTATGGCTGCCCGCATTGCTATCGCTTAGAGCCGCATATGCAGACCTGGCTGAAAAAATTACCTAAAGATGTGCGTTTCGTGCGTACTCCGGCTGCAATGAATCCTGTCTGGGAGCAGGGCGCGCGTGGCTATTATGTGTCTGAAGCATTAGGCGTTCGTAAGAAAACTCACTTGCCTTTATTCCATGCCATTCATGCAGGTGGCCAGCAGATTTTTGATCAAAAATCCCAAGCCAAGTTCTTTGTAAAATATGGCGTGCCTGAAGCCAAATTCAACAGCATGTTTAATTCATTTGTTATTACTTCAAAAATAGCACAAGCCAAACAGTTGGCACAGCAATATCAACTCAGTGGTGTGCCTGCGGTTGTGGTCAATGGTAAATATGTGGTGCAAGGTGAAGATGGCAAAGTCACTCAAGTGATCAGCTATCTGGTAGAAAAAGAGCGTAAAGCCAAATAA
- the ubiG gene encoding bifunctional 2-polyprenyl-6-hydroxyphenol methylase/3-demethylubiquinol 3-O-methyltransferase UbiG: protein MSQLNVDPQEIAKFEAFAAIWWDQHSEFRPLHMINPLRLNWIDEHAGGLSGKKVLDVGCGGGILSESMARRGANVLGIDMGEAPLNVARIHAEQEGVQNIEYRQVPVEQLAQEQAGQYDVVTCMEMLEHVPNPASIIQACQTLVKPGGHVFFSTINRNPKSYLFAIIGAEYVLRMLAKGTHDYSKFIKPSELAHDIRAANLKLKDMTGLHYNPLTKRYWLAPNVDVNYMVYTVKEGA from the coding sequence ATGTCGCAATTGAATGTTGATCCACAAGAAATTGCCAAATTTGAAGCATTCGCTGCCATATGGTGGGATCAGCATTCTGAGTTCCGCCCCTTGCATATGATCAATCCACTGCGTTTAAACTGGATTGATGAGCATGCTGGCGGTCTCAGCGGTAAAAAAGTGCTCGATGTCGGTTGTGGTGGCGGTATTCTGTCGGAAAGCATGGCACGTCGTGGAGCTAATGTTTTGGGTATCGACATGGGTGAAGCGCCTTTAAATGTAGCCCGCATTCATGCCGAACAGGAAGGCGTGCAGAATATTGAATATCGCCAGGTTCCAGTAGAACAGTTGGCTCAGGAACAGGCTGGACAATATGATGTGGTGACCTGTATGGAAATGCTGGAGCATGTTCCAAATCCGGCATCAATTATTCAGGCCTGCCAAACCCTGGTCAAACCGGGCGGCCATGTGTTCTTCTCGACCATTAACCGCAATCCAAAGTCTTATCTGTTTGCCATTATTGGCGCGGAATACGTTCTGCGTATGCTCGCTAAAGGGACCCATGATTACAGCAAATTTATCAAGCCTTCCGAGCTGGCGCATGATATCCGTGCAGCAAATCTGAAACTGAAAGACATGACCGGCCTGCATTACAACCCGCTAACAAAACGTTACTGGCTGGCACCAAATGTCGATGTGAACTACATGGTTTATACGGTAAAAGAAGGTGCCTGA
- a CDS encoding HAD family hydrolase — MMKAVLFDLDGTLIDTAADFIRIIQDMCRDKPCDIVAADLIRTQVSEGARAMVKLVYPELEVEDPVFLAHRQRFLDLYGEDIAVDTDLFDGMYPLLQQLESQDIPWGIVTNKPRWLSESLLQALNLTERCAVLVCPEDVSNTKPDPEPMYLAAKQIQVRPEDCIYVGDHPRDIDAGRNANMYTILAGYGYLPLQHKDNLTAWQADCIVKTVAELHQVINQLVGVKQDHHSLIS; from the coding sequence CTGATGAAAGCTGTACTGTTTGACCTGGATGGCACTCTGATTGACACAGCGGCTGACTTCATTCGCATTATTCAGGACATGTGCCGCGACAAACCCTGTGACATCGTAGCGGCGGATTTAATTCGTACCCAGGTCTCTGAGGGTGCCCGGGCAATGGTGAAACTGGTCTATCCGGAACTGGAAGTGGAAGATCCGGTATTCCTCGCCCATCGCCAGCGCTTTTTGGATTTGTATGGTGAAGATATTGCCGTGGATACCGACCTGTTCGACGGTATGTATCCCTTGCTGCAACAACTGGAAAGTCAGGATATTCCCTGGGGCATTGTCACCAACAAGCCACGCTGGCTCAGTGAGTCCCTGCTTCAGGCACTCAATCTGACCGAACGCTGTGCGGTTCTGGTTTGCCCGGAAGATGTCAGCAATACCAAACCCGATCCGGAACCGATGTATCTGGCGGCCAAGCAAATTCAGGTACGACCTGAAGATTGTATTTATGTGGGTGACCATCCGCGTGACATTGATGCGGGCCGCAATGCCAATATGTACACCATTCTGGCAGGCTATGGCTATTTACCATTGCAACACAAAGATAACTTAACAGCATGGCAGGCGGATTGTATAGTGAAGACAGTTGCAGAATTACATCAAGTGATTAATCAACTAGTCGGCGTAAAACAAGATCATCATTCACTCATTTCATAA
- a CDS encoding YciK family oxidoreductase, with the protein MKYSEYQPRPDLLKDRIILITGAGDGIGRAAAISYALHGATVVLHGRTLNKLEVIYDEIESLGAPQPAILPLQLSSASPRDYELLVDTLTQQFGRLDGILHNAGILGERTELAHYPVDVWDDVMAVNLRAPFILTQELLPLLAKSEHASVVFASSGVGREARERWGAYSVSKIAIEAVNQIFAKENVYPNVRFNCINPGATRTAMRAKAYPEEDPKTLATPESIMPAYLYLMGDDSLHLNGQSIDAQD; encoded by the coding sequence ATGAAATATTCAGAATATCAGCCTCGCCCCGATCTGTTAAAAGATCGCATTATCCTGATTACAGGTGCGGGCGATGGTATTGGCCGTGCGGCTGCAATAAGCTATGCCCTGCATGGTGCCACTGTAGTGCTGCATGGACGTACCCTAAACAAGCTTGAAGTCATCTATGATGAAATTGAAAGCCTGGGTGCGCCACAACCGGCTATTCTGCCTTTGCAGCTCTCCAGTGCCTCTCCTCGTGACTATGAGTTACTGGTCGATACTTTAACGCAACAGTTCGGTCGCCTGGACGGCATTTTGCACAATGCCGGGATTCTGGGAGAGCGTACCGAACTGGCGCATTACCCGGTAGATGTCTGGGATGATGTGATGGCGGTGAATCTGCGTGCTCCCTTTATTTTGACCCAGGAACTGCTGCCCTTACTGGCAAAGTCCGAGCATGCTTCGGTGGTATTTGCCAGTTCCGGTGTCGGACGTGAAGCGCGGGAACGTTGGGGAGCCTATTCGGTATCCAAAATTGCCATTGAAGCAGTGAACCAGATTTTTGCCAAAGAAAATGTCTATCCGAATGTGCGTTTTAACTGCATCAATCCGGGTGCCACCCGTACCGCCATGCGTGCCAAGGCTTATCCTGAGGAAGATCCAAAAACCCTGGCGACACCGGAAAGCATTATGCCGGCTTACCTGTATTTAATGGGGGACGACAGCCTGCATTTGAATGGTCAAAGCATTGATGCACAAGACTAA
- a CDS encoding RcnB family protein, translating to MKKILTVLAISFSALMASSVSLAGPHEKNNNYRGWDQSDQPKFSRGRDFREDDDDMQDKRRMREERGFKRLQQHKWQPGYVMPQHYRGDGYKVDYKNHDLPKPSRNQQWYKINNDYILVDTDSNNIVRIQGF from the coding sequence ATGAAAAAGATTTTGACTGTTTTGGCAATTTCTTTCAGTGCATTGATGGCAAGTAGTGTCAGCCTTGCCGGACCTCATGAAAAAAACAATAATTATCGTGGCTGGGATCAATCCGATCAGCCAAAATTTAGCCGCGGTCGCGATTTTCGTGAAGATGATGATGACATGCAAGACAAACGCCGTATGCGTGAAGAACGCGGATTCAAGCGCCTACAACAGCATAAATGGCAACCGGGTTATGTGATGCCACAGCATTATCGTGGCGATGGCTACAAGGTCGACTATAAAAACCATGACTTGCCAAAACCGTCGCGTAACCAGCAATGGTACAAAATCAATAATGACTATATTTTAGTGGATACAGACAGCAATAATATTGTACGCATTCAAGGATTCTAA
- a CDS encoding RcnB family protein: protein MKKILTTIALSLSALMATSAMAAPDHRYDDHQHYNHTASQQDHRWDHNNRYDNNRYNQNRYDNKRVNPSRDWRAGQNFPRVFSSSNYKVSDREARRLPNTNRYQQWYKINGDYVLVNERTDRIVRIIN from the coding sequence ATGAAAAAAATTCTGACTACAATTGCGCTTTCTTTATCTGCATTGATGGCAACTTCAGCGATGGCAGCACCAGACCATCGTTATGATGATCATCAACACTACAATCATACAGCATCACAACAGGACCACCGTTGGGATCACAATAATCGTTATGACAATAATCGCTATAACCAGAATCGTTATGACAATAAAAGAGTAAACCCAAGCCGTGACTGGCGTGCCGGCCAAAACTTCCCGCGTGTATTTAGCTCATCCAACTATAAAGTCAGCGACCGTGAAGCACGCCGCTTACCGAATACCAACCGTTATCAACAGTGGTATAAAATCAATGGCGACTATGTGTTAGTGAATGAACGTACCGATCGTATTGTGCGCATCATCAACTAA
- the argA gene encoding amino-acid N-acetyltransferase: MQTNSSETSQSTNLQYVHWFRHSAPYINAHRNKTFVIMFDGEAVQHENFQHIIHDIALLHSLGIRLILVHGARSQINQNLKASGIQTPFHNHRRITTRESLSCVMNAVGSIRLQIEALLSMGLVNSPMYGARIDVISGNFVTAKPYGIRDGIDFQLTGEVRTVDTDAIQRHLKNHNIVLLGPTGYSSTGEVFNLVAEEVATNTAILLKADKLIFLGKQQGLVNEFGQLQREIAPHQLDRQILQYQDSNPDIALQLRGAKNASLQGVHRVHLISYTYDGALLEELFTRDGAGTMMTDAHYEDVRTATIQDVGGLMNLLRPLEAEGILVYRSRERLESEIEQFSVIERDGMILACAALYPIPTSANEVKSAEIACVAVDPTYRKSNRGSQILHYLEDKAKSLGIQQLFVLTTRTAHWFVEHGFEPASVDDLPNARQALYNYQRNSLVFKKPL, from the coding sequence ATGCAAACGAATTCATCTGAAACTTCACAAAGCACAAATTTGCAATATGTGCATTGGTTTCGACATTCTGCGCCCTATATCAATGCCCACCGCAACAAAACCTTTGTCATCATGTTTGATGGTGAGGCGGTGCAACATGAAAATTTCCAGCATATTATTCACGACATTGCCCTGCTGCATTCTTTAGGCATTCGTCTGATTCTGGTGCATGGTGCACGTTCGCAAATCAACCAGAACCTCAAAGCCAGCGGTATTCAAACGCCTTTTCACAATCACCGCCGCATTACCACACGCGAATCTTTAAGCTGCGTCATGAATGCAGTGGGTTCGATCCGTTTACAAATTGAAGCGCTGCTTTCCATGGGACTGGTCAATTCCCCCATGTATGGCGCACGCATTGATGTGATCTCGGGCAATTTTGTCACCGCCAAACCCTATGGCATTCGGGACGGCATCGATTTTCAGCTGACGGGTGAAGTACGAACGGTCGATACTGACGCCATTCAAAGACATTTAAAAAATCACAATATTGTGTTGCTGGGTCCAACCGGCTATTCCAGTACCGGTGAGGTGTTTAACCTGGTGGCAGAAGAAGTGGCCACCAATACTGCCATTCTGCTGAAAGCCGACAAGCTGATTTTTTTGGGTAAACAGCAAGGTCTGGTCAACGAGTTTGGACAATTGCAACGTGAAATAGCGCCGCATCAGCTGGATCGGCAGATCTTGCAATATCAGGATTCCAATCCCGATATTGCCCTGCAATTGCGCGGTGCCAAAAATGCATCACTGCAAGGGGTACATCGTGTACATCTGATTTCTTATACCTACGATGGGGCCTTGCTGGAAGAACTGTTCACCCGTGATGGTGCGGGTACCATGATGACCGATGCCCATTATGAAGATGTACGTACGGCTACGATTCAGGATGTCGGCGGCTTGATGAATCTGCTTCGTCCACTGGAGGCCGAAGGTATTCTGGTGTATCGCTCACGTGAAAGATTAGAAAGTGAAATTGAACAGTTTTCCGTGATTGAACGGGACGGGATGATTCTGGCCTGTGCCGCGCTGTACCCTATTCCCACCTCAGCCAATGAAGTTAAATCGGCGGAGATTGCCTGTGTCGCAGTCGATCCGACCTATCGCAAGTCTAACCGCGGCAGCCAGATTCTGCATTATCTGGAAGACAAGGCCAAAAGTCTGGGCATTCAGCAACTATTTGTACTGACCACACGTACCGCGCACTGGTTTGTCGAACATGGTTTTGAACCCGCCAGTGTCGATGACCTGCCCAATGCACGTCAGGCCCTGTATAACTATCAACGTAATTCCCTAGTCTTCAAAAAGCCACTTTAA
- a CDS encoding sulfonate ABC transporter substrate-binding protein, protein MSAIQAKFWAKSLVLSSVVAGAMMMSGCGKKEAETVTLNIGFQKYGLLPIIKERGTLETTLKDQGVNVKWVEFPAGPQLLEGLNVGSVVLGEAGEAPPIFAQAANSNLVYIANQPEAPKAEAVIVQKDSAIHSIQDLKGKRVALNKGSNVHYLLLKVLQANKLTLNDIQVVYLPPSDARAAFEKGAVDAWVIWDPFFAAAEKQIGARVIATGENLVSNHQFYLADRKFAEQHPDVLKAVVNELNTTTQWVSQHQDEAAKLLEKPTGLSKDILKTSISRMGFGVQPISNEVVQKQQYVADAFYQQKLIPNKLNIQSAILAK, encoded by the coding sequence ATGAGCGCCATTCAAGCAAAATTCTGGGCGAAATCACTGGTCCTTTCTTCAGTAGTTGCTGGCGCAATGATGATGTCAGGTTGCGGAAAAAAAGAAGCTGAAACAGTCACGTTAAATATCGGCTTCCAAAAATATGGATTGTTACCGATTATTAAAGAACGCGGCACTTTAGAAACGACGTTGAAAGATCAGGGCGTCAATGTGAAATGGGTAGAATTCCCTGCCGGTCCTCAATTGCTTGAAGGCTTAAATGTCGGCAGTGTTGTATTAGGTGAAGCAGGTGAAGCGCCGCCTATTTTCGCACAGGCTGCCAATTCAAATCTGGTGTATATCGCCAACCAGCCGGAAGCACCTAAAGCTGAAGCCGTGATTGTGCAAAAAGATTCAGCCATTCACAGCATCCAGGATTTAAAAGGCAAACGTGTTGCACTCAATAAAGGCTCGAATGTTCATTATCTACTGTTAAAAGTGTTACAAGCCAATAAGCTGACTCTGAATGACATCCAGGTAGTGTATTTACCGCCTTCGGATGCACGCGCAGCCTTTGAGAAAGGTGCAGTCGATGCCTGGGTGATTTGGGACCCGTTCTTTGCTGCTGCAGAAAAGCAGATTGGTGCTCGTGTCATTGCCACAGGTGAAAACCTGGTCAGTAACCATCAGTTTTATCTGGCTGACCGTAAATTTGCCGAGCAGCATCCGGATGTACTGAAAGCGGTCGTAAATGAACTCAACACCACCACACAATGGGTATCCCAGCATCAGGACGAAGCCGCCAAGCTGCTGGAAAAGCCAACAGGACTGTCTAAAGACATCCTGAAAACGTCCATTTCCCGCATGGGCTTTGGAGTACAACCCATTTCTAATGAGGTGGTGCAAAAGCAGCAATATGTTGCCGATGCCTTTTATCAGCAGAAACTGATTCCAAACAAACTCAATATTCAATCCGCGATTTTAGCGAAGTAA
- a CDS encoding sulfonate ABC transporter substrate-binding protein, with protein MTQHQLHNKAVTWFKTSSHGMNAMLVACAMLGSSAAWAVDPSVKQLRVGYQKSSVNLVIAQQQKLFEQEFPNAKISWNEFPGGPQILEALAVGSVDIGSTGDTPPVYAQAGNKPLHYFAYETAKPLASAILVPSNSQITQLRQLKGKRIGVHRGSSSHYLLVQAVRKAGLQWTDVQPIWLSPADARAAFQKGAIDAWAIWDPYYAAAQLEDKAKVLTTGKGLSPNYTFYLASNDLVKNHPQALKSIIKQLNVADKWVQSHKAATASLFAQSTGLKPIVSQTFIQRRPNPSGAALLSKKVIADQQELANRFSELKIIPKSINIQQAVWAGK; from the coding sequence ATGACTCAGCATCAACTACACAACAAAGCAGTCACATGGTTCAAGACCTCCAGTCATGGCATGAATGCTATGTTAGTTGCTTGTGCGATGTTGGGTTCAAGTGCCGCCTGGGCTGTTGATCCTTCAGTGAAACAGCTTCGTGTCGGCTATCAAAAATCTTCTGTCAATCTGGTGATTGCACAACAGCAAAAGTTATTTGAACAGGAATTTCCCAACGCCAAAATCAGCTGGAATGAATTTCCTGGCGGTCCACAAATTTTAGAAGCCCTAGCCGTCGGTTCTGTAGATATCGGTTCAACCGGCGATACGCCTCCTGTCTATGCTCAGGCAGGCAACAAGCCACTGCATTATTTTGCTTATGAAACGGCAAAACCTTTGGCTTCTGCCATTTTGGTGCCAAGCAACTCCCAAATTACCCAGCTCCGCCAGTTGAAGGGTAAACGTATTGGGGTTCACCGCGGTTCAAGCTCACATTATCTATTGGTACAGGCAGTACGCAAAGCCGGTTTGCAATGGACAGATGTTCAACCGATCTGGCTCAGTCCGGCTGATGCCCGTGCGGCTTTCCAGAAAGGTGCGATTGATGCCTGGGCCATTTGGGATCCCTACTATGCTGCGGCACAACTGGAAGATAAGGCCAAGGTACTGACCACAGGTAAAGGCCTAAGTCCAAATTACACCTTCTATCTGGCTTCAAATGATTTGGTTAAGAATCATCCTCAGGCTCTCAAAAGCATTATCAAGCAGCTGAATGTTGCCGATAAATGGGTACAAAGCCACAAGGCTGCGACTGCAAGCCTGTTTGCGCAAAGCACAGGTCTGAAACCGATTGTCAGTCAGACTTTTATCCAGCGCCGTCCTAACCCGTCTGGTGCTGCTCTGCTCAGCAAAAAAGTGATTGCCGATCAGCAAGAACTCGCCAACCGTTTTAGCGAACTCAAAATCATTCCGAAATCTATCAATATCCAGCAAGCCGTTTGGGCAGGCAAATAA
- the ssuD gene encoding FMNH2-dependent alkanesulfonate monooxygenase, which produces MKIFWFIPTHGDSRYLGTSKGARQVDHAYMKQIAVAVDNLGYEGVLIPTGRSCEDPWITAASLIDATKNLKFLVALRPGVTTPALAARMAATFDRLSGGRVRLNLVTGGDEQELKGDGVYEDHATRYKTAAEYTTIWREILKRSHTGESFTFHGEHLSVDDAKLLYPPVQQPYPPLWFGGSSDAAVELATDQVDTYLTWGEPPAAVKEKIENVRAKAAAKGRSLSYGIRLHVIVRETNEQAWAAAEELIQYVDDATIAAAQQKFKQMDSVGQRRMAELHNGDRTKLEVSPNLWAGVGLVRGGAGTALVGDPETVAARIQKYADLGIDTFIFSGYPHLEESIRFAELVFPLLPLETRKKLAQPNLTGPFGEIVANNYVADEAKKEVKYQEPA; this is translated from the coding sequence ATGAAAATTTTCTGGTTTATTCCTACGCATGGTGACAGTCGTTATTTAGGCACGAGCAAAGGCGCCCGTCAGGTCGATCATGCTTATATGAAACAGATTGCCGTCGCGGTAGATAACCTGGGTTATGAAGGCGTACTCATTCCAACCGGCCGTTCATGTGAAGATCCATGGATTACCGCTGCCAGCCTGATTGATGCCACTAAAAATTTGAAATTCCTGGTGGCATTACGTCCAGGCGTGACCACGCCGGCACTGGCTGCGCGTATGGCCGCGACTTTTGACCGTTTGTCGGGCGGTCGCGTTCGGCTGAACCTGGTCACTGGTGGTGATGAGCAAGAGCTCAAAGGTGACGGCGTATATGAAGATCATGCGACGCGCTATAAAACTGCGGCTGAATACACTACCATCTGGCGTGAAATTTTAAAACGTTCACATACTGGTGAAAGTTTCACTTTCCACGGTGAACATTTAAGTGTCGATGATGCAAAACTGCTTTATCCACCCGTACAACAGCCTTATCCACCGCTTTGGTTTGGCGGTTCTTCCGATGCAGCAGTGGAATTGGCCACCGACCAGGTCGATACTTACCTGACTTGGGGTGAGCCACCAGCCGCAGTGAAAGAAAAAATTGAAAATGTCAGAGCCAAAGCTGCTGCCAAAGGCCGTAGCTTAAGTTACGGTATCCGTTTACACGTGATTGTGCGTGAAACCAATGAACAGGCATGGGCTGCTGCTGAAGAGCTGATTCAGTATGTGGATGATGCAACCATTGCTGCTGCACAACAAAAATTCAAGCAGATGGATTCCGTCGGCCAACGTCGTATGGCTGAACTGCATAACGGTGACCGTACTAAACTTGAAGTTTCTCCAAACCTGTGGGCAGGTGTAGGCTTAGTACGCGGTGGTGCAGGTACGGCACTGGTCGGTGACCCTGAAACGGTTGCTGCACGTATTCAAAAATATGCGGACTTGGGTATTGATACCTTTATTTTCTCAGGCTATCCGCATCTGGAGGAATCCATCCGTTTTGCCGAACTGGTATTCCCGCTGTTGCCTTTAGAAACCCGTAAAAAACTGGCTCAACCGAACTTGACTGGTCCTTTTGGTGAAATCGTGGCAAATAACTATGTTGCTGATGAGGCCAAGAAGGAAGTGAAATATCAGGAGCCGGCTTAA
- the ssuC gene encoding aliphatic sulfonate ABC transporter permease SsuC has product MSKSISAGALQKPKVSRGTQFGQRLLPWLFPIALIVIWQIASSTGLLESRILPAPTAVVAAFWHLLISGELWQHVKVSAGRALLGLLVGGGLGLLLGLLNGSSKTASTLLDTTLQMIRNIPALALIPLVILWFGIDESAKLFLVAVGVFFPLYINTYHGIRSVDPQLIEMGKSYSLTRWQLYKEIILPGAMPSILVGLRFALGLVWVLLIVAETISAQSGIGYMTMNAREFLQTDVVLVGILLYALLGKLADVLAVALEKYLLRWHAGYQK; this is encoded by the coding sequence ATGAGCAAAAGCATTTCTGCGGGAGCCTTGCAGAAACCCAAGGTTTCACGTGGAACACAATTTGGGCAGCGTTTGCTGCCCTGGTTGTTCCCGATTGCACTGATTGTTATCTGGCAAATTGCCTCCAGTACCGGGCTGTTGGAAAGCCGCATTCTACCTGCACCGACGGCGGTCGTAGCTGCATTTTGGCATCTGCTGATCAGTGGTGAACTTTGGCAACACGTAAAGGTGAGTGCCGGACGTGCCCTGCTCGGTTTATTGGTCGGTGGCGGTTTAGGTTTATTACTCGGCCTGCTCAATGGCTCTTCGAAGACGGCATCGACTCTGCTGGATACCACGTTACAGATGATCCGTAATATCCCGGCTTTAGCCTTAATTCCTTTGGTGATTTTATGGTTCGGGATTGATGAATCCGCCAAGCTGTTTTTGGTCGCTGTCGGGGTGTTCTTCCCACTGTATATCAATACCTATCATGGCATTCGTTCAGTCGATCCGCAGCTAATCGAAATGGGTAAAAGTTACAGCTTAACGCGCTGGCAGTTATACAAAGAAATTATTTTACCGGGTGCGATGCCTTCGATTCTGGTCGGTTTACGCTTTGCCCTTGGTCTAGTCTGGGTACTGCTGATTGTGGCCGAAACTATTTCCGCACAATCCGGCATTGGTTATATGACCATGAATGCGCGTGAGTTTTTACAAACTGACGTGGTCTTGGTAGGAATTTTACTGTATGCCCTGCTCGGCAAACTGGCCGATGTATTGGCCGTCGCTTTAGAAAAATACCTGCTGCGTTGGCACGCTGGCTATCAAAAATAA
- a CDS encoding ABC transporter ATP-binding protein — MTDLSIGRHVSEERSISQQPDPTDINPNAVVGAEILIEQLHKFYGEVKVLEDLDLHIQPGEFLAIVGRSGCGKSTLLRLIADLEQPSYGEIKFKSARHIREGITSDDIRVMFQDPRLLPWRSIEQNVQLGLAKEQQANASALLEKVGLKEKAGLWPSQLSGGQRQRTALARALSHKPRILLLDEPLGALDALTRLDMQNLIEKLWTEQGFTAILVTHDVSEAVQLADRIILLDKGHIAQQFKVDLPRPRKKDYTFTELEQQVLNAVLAT, encoded by the coding sequence ATGACTGATTTAAGCATCGGGCGTCATGTATCTGAAGAACGCTCAATATCGCAACAACCTGACCCTACAGATATCAATCCTAACGCTGTGGTGGGTGCAGAAATTCTGATTGAACAGCTGCACAAATTCTATGGCGAAGTGAAAGTTCTGGAAGATCTGGACCTGCATATTCAACCGGGTGAATTCCTGGCCATTGTCGGACGCAGTGGCTGCGGTAAAAGTACCCTGCTGCGTCTGATTGCCGATCTGGAACAACCGAGCTATGGCGAAATCAAGTTTAAATCAGCACGTCATATTCGCGAAGGCATCACCAGCGATGACATTCGGGTCATGTTCCAGGACCCACGACTGTTGCCGTGGCGTAGCATCGAGCAAAATGTACAATTGGGTTTAGCCAAAGAACAGCAAGCCAATGCTTCTGCACTACTGGAAAAAGTCGGCTTGAAAGAAAAGGCCGGACTCTGGCCATCACAACTTTCAGGCGGTCAGCGTCAGCGTACTGCACTGGCCCGTGCCTTATCGCATAAACCTCGCATTTTGCTGCTTGATGAGCCTTTAGGTGCGCTGGATGCACTCACCCGTTTGGACATGCAGAACCTGATTGAAAAACTCTGGACTGAACAGGGCTTTACCGCCATTTTAGTCACTCATGATGTCAGTGAAGCTGTACAACTGGCTGACCGGATTATCCTGTTAGATAAGGGGCACATTGCCCAGCAGTTTAAAGTGGATTTGCCTCGACCACGTAAAAAAGATTACACATTTACCGAGCTGGAACAGCAAGTATTAAATGCGGTATTGGCAACCTGA